A single Arachnia propionica DNA region contains:
- the trpA gene encoding tryptophan synthase subunit alpha has product MSNFTDPNRLGISGKVLAACRAQGRAAFVGYLPVGYPDVAKSCEAYRVLCEGADMVEIGMPYSDPFLDGPVIQHATTRALARGVRTRDALTAAETVASCGKTPVVMTYWNLIEQYGPDAFARDLAAAGGAGVITPDLTPDEADEWIAATDAHGLDRIFLIAPSSTPERIAMTMAACRGWVYATSVMGVTGVRRGTSLAAPVIAARAREIDPGLPVGVGMGVGNGDQAAEVGAYADAVIVGSALVRCLASDGADMPGDLEKLGALAAELLEGVRRSR; this is encoded by the coding sequence ATGAGCAACTTCACGGACCCCAACCGCCTGGGGATCTCCGGCAAGGTCCTGGCTGCCTGCCGCGCCCAGGGGAGGGCCGCCTTCGTCGGTTACCTGCCGGTTGGCTACCCGGATGTCGCGAAGAGTTGCGAGGCCTACCGCGTCCTGTGCGAGGGGGCCGACATGGTGGAGATCGGGATGCCCTACTCCGATCCCTTCCTCGACGGCCCCGTCATACAGCACGCCACCACCAGGGCCCTCGCCCGGGGGGTGCGCACCCGCGACGCCCTCACCGCCGCCGAGACCGTCGCCTCGTGCGGCAAGACCCCGGTGGTGATGACCTACTGGAACCTGATCGAACAGTACGGGCCCGATGCGTTCGCCCGCGACCTGGCCGCCGCCGGGGGAGCGGGCGTCATCACCCCCGACCTCACCCCGGACGAGGCCGACGAATGGATTGCCGCCACCGATGCCCACGGCCTCGACAGGATCTTCCTGATCGCCCCCTCCAGCACCCCGGAGCGCATCGCCATGACCATGGCGGCCTGCCGGGGCTGGGTGTACGCCACCAGCGTCATGGGGGTGACCGGCGTGCGCCGGGGCACCTCGCTGGCCGCCCCGGTGATCGCCGCCCGCGCCCGGGAGATAGACCCGGGGCTGCCGGTCGGCGTCGGCATGGGGGTTGGCAACGGTGACCAGGCCGCGGAGGTCGGCGCCTACGCGGACGCGGTCATAGTCGGCTCCGCCCTGGTGCGTTGCCTGGCGAGCGACGGGGCGGACATGCCGGGGGACCTGGAAAAGCTGGGCGCCCTGGCTGCGGAACTCCTGGAAGGTGTCAGGAGGAGCCGTTGA
- the trpB gene encoding tryptophan synthase subunit beta yields MTALPDARGHFGRFGGTFVPEALHAALAELDTEFRAAQADPVFRAELAGLQRNYAGRPTPVTVAENFSKHCGNATIFLKREDLNHTGAHKINNVLGQALLTKRMGKTRVIAETGAGQHGVATATAAALLGLECRIYMGQLDTERQALNVARMQLLGAEVHAVASGSRTLKDAMNEAMRDWVSSVENTHYLLGTVGGPHPFPYLVRELQRVISTEARAQMLEEHGGLPDWVVAAVGGGSNAIGAFADFIPDESVHLLGIEAAGEGIETGRHAAKIGAGRPGVLHGARTFVLQTEDGQTMESHSISAGLDYPGVGPEHAWLAETGRAGYEPVTDVEAMDAFQLLTRTEGIIPAIESAHAVAGARRLALKLAGEQPGARPRILVCLSGRGDKDVSTAFGWFGMSGEPDRVVGEME; encoded by the coding sequence ATGACCGCACTTCCCGATGCCCGAGGCCATTTCGGCCGGTTCGGCGGAACGTTCGTGCCGGAGGCGCTGCACGCCGCCCTGGCGGAGCTGGACACCGAGTTCCGGGCCGCCCAGGCCGATCCGGTCTTCCGGGCCGAACTCGCCGGCCTGCAACGCAACTATGCGGGACGACCGACCCCCGTGACGGTGGCCGAGAACTTCTCCAAGCACTGCGGGAACGCCACGATCTTCCTCAAACGCGAGGACCTGAACCACACCGGCGCACACAAGATCAACAATGTGCTCGGCCAGGCGTTGCTCACCAAGCGGATGGGAAAAACGCGCGTGATCGCGGAGACCGGGGCAGGGCAGCACGGCGTCGCCACCGCGACGGCGGCCGCTCTGCTCGGGCTGGAATGCCGCATCTACATGGGGCAGCTGGACACCGAACGTCAGGCCCTCAACGTGGCCCGGATGCAACTGCTGGGCGCCGAGGTCCACGCCGTCGCATCCGGTTCCCGCACCCTGAAGGACGCGATGAACGAGGCGATGCGGGACTGGGTGTCGAGCGTCGAGAACACCCACTACCTGCTCGGGACGGTCGGCGGGCCGCACCCCTTCCCCTACCTGGTCCGGGAGCTCCAGCGGGTGATCTCCACCGAGGCCCGCGCCCAGATGCTCGAGGAACACGGCGGCCTCCCCGACTGGGTGGTGGCGGCCGTCGGCGGTGGTTCCAACGCCATCGGCGCGTTCGCCGACTTCATCCCCGACGAATCCGTGCACCTGCTCGGCATCGAGGCCGCGGGTGAGGGCATCGAGACCGGGCGTCACGCGGCGAAGATCGGTGCAGGCCGCCCCGGGGTGCTGCACGGCGCCCGCACCTTCGTGCTCCAGACCGAGGACGGGCAGACCATGGAATCGCACTCGATCTCCGCTGGACTCGACTACCCGGGGGTCGGCCCCGAACACGCCTGGCTGGCCGAGACCGGTAGGGCCGGCTACGAACCCGTCACCGACGTCGAGGCGATGGACGCCTTCCAGCTGCTGACCCGGACCGAGGGAATCATTCCCGCGATCGAGTCCGCACACGCGGTCGCGGGTGCCAGGAGACTGGCCCTGAAACTGGCCGGGGAGCAACCCGGAGCACGCCCCCGCATCCTGGTGTGCCTGTCCGGGCGGGGCGACAAGGACGTCTCCACTGCCTTCGGCTGGTTCGGAATGTCCGGTGAACCCGATCGAGTCGTGGGAGAGATGGAATGA
- the trpC gene encoding indole-3-glycerol phosphate synthase TrpC, with amino-acid sequence MTVLDEIITGVREDLAVRQADQPFEKLLELAREVQPARPVVPALRAPGLAVIAEVKRRSPSKGDLAEITDPAALATDYAAGGAAAISVLTEKRRFNGSLTDLGAVREAVETPLLRKDFMVHPYQFYEARVHGADLVLLIAAALSDVELRAFLDLTDALGMTALVETHTEEEVERAVNAGVEVIGINNRDLKTLEVDLDRFGKLVSLIPDDRVKVAESGILSIDDARRVRQEGADAILVGEALVRHGDPRAAVEEFASID; translated from the coding sequence ATGACCGTGCTCGACGAGATCATCACCGGGGTCAGAGAGGATCTGGCCGTTCGCCAAGCCGATCAGCCCTTCGAGAAACTGCTGGAGCTGGCGCGGGAGGTGCAACCGGCGCGCCCCGTGGTCCCCGCCTTGCGGGCCCCCGGGCTGGCCGTGATTGCCGAGGTGAAACGCCGCTCGCCCTCCAAGGGGGACTTGGCCGAGATCACGGATCCCGCGGCACTCGCCACCGACTATGCCGCAGGGGGAGCCGCCGCGATCTCCGTGCTGACCGAGAAACGGCGTTTCAACGGCTCGCTGACGGATCTCGGCGCGGTCCGCGAGGCCGTGGAGACCCCGCTGCTCCGCAAGGACTTCATGGTGCATCCCTACCAGTTCTACGAGGCACGGGTTCACGGCGCCGACCTGGTGCTGCTCATAGCCGCCGCTCTCAGCGACGTGGAGTTGCGGGCCTTCCTGGACCTGACCGACGCGCTGGGCATGACCGCGCTGGTGGAGACCCACACCGAGGAGGAGGTGGAACGGGCCGTGAACGCAGGGGTCGAGGTGATCGGGATCAACAACCGGGACCTGAAGACCCTCGAGGTGGATCTCGACCGGTTCGGGAAACTCGTCTCCCTCATCCCCGACGACCGGGTCAAGGTCGCCGAGTCCGGGATCCTCAGCATCGACGATGCCCGCAGGGTGCGTCAGGAGGGAGCCGACGCCATCCTCGTCGGGGAGGCGCTGGTCCGGCACGGCGATCCCCGCGCCGCAGTAGAGGAGTTCGCATCGATCGACTGA
- a CDS encoding anthranilate synthase component I: MLNISPTLAEFTELARTRRVISVHARLLADHITAIGLYATLCGAREGTFLLESASEGVWSRYSFVGVRCGATLTERGGKAVWLGRELTGIGDGDPLDVLRQTLAELATPATEGLPPFHAGMVGYLGYDVVRRLETLPDTCIDDLGLPELVMMLASQVAVLDHRTHEVHLIFNAINYDGTDEGVERAYHEALVGIEEMAGRLAEPTPSLVEPARDGLADLEIRRQRTPAEYEQAVRATIAEIEAGEAFQVVVSQRFDVPTDSDALEVYRALRLTNPSPYLYLLRLPGFAVIGSSPEALVTVQDGVATTRPIAGSRPRGSTEVEDRELAAELLADPKERAEHLMLVDLGRNDLGRICEPGSVTVHEFMQIHRYSHIMHLEAAVSGRLAEGRTALDATLSCFPAGTLSGAPKVRAMEIIDQLEVSRRGLYGGVVGYFDFAGNSDVAIAIRTAVLKNGIAHVQAGAGIVADSVPGREDAECSHKAAAVITALRRAAKLGETT, encoded by the coding sequence CCGCGATCGGCCTGTACGCCACCCTGTGCGGAGCGCGTGAGGGAACCTTCCTGCTGGAATCCGCATCGGAAGGGGTTTGGTCCCGGTACTCCTTCGTCGGGGTGCGGTGCGGCGCCACCCTCACGGAACGCGGCGGGAAAGCCGTCTGGCTGGGCCGTGAGCTGACCGGCATCGGCGACGGCGACCCGCTCGATGTCCTGCGCCAGACCCTCGCCGAACTCGCCACCCCGGCCACTGAGGGATTGCCTCCGTTCCACGCCGGGATGGTCGGCTATCTCGGCTACGACGTGGTGCGGCGGCTGGAGACGCTGCCGGACACCTGCATCGACGACCTCGGGCTTCCCGAACTGGTGATGATGCTCGCCTCACAGGTCGCGGTGCTGGACCACAGGACGCACGAGGTGCACCTGATCTTCAACGCCATCAACTACGACGGCACCGACGAGGGCGTGGAACGGGCCTACCACGAGGCGCTGGTCGGCATTGAGGAAATGGCCGGTCGGCTCGCCGAACCGACCCCCTCCCTGGTGGAACCGGCGCGCGACGGCCTGGCCGACCTCGAGATCAGGCGGCAACGCACTCCGGCCGAGTACGAACAGGCGGTTCGGGCCACCATCGCCGAGATCGAAGCGGGGGAGGCCTTCCAGGTGGTGGTCTCGCAGCGCTTCGACGTGCCCACCGACTCCGATGCGCTGGAGGTCTACCGGGCCCTCAGGCTGACTAACCCCAGCCCCTACCTCTATCTGCTGCGGCTGCCCGGGTTCGCCGTCATTGGTTCCAGTCCCGAGGCTCTCGTGACGGTCCAGGACGGCGTTGCCACCACCCGGCCCATCGCCGGCTCACGACCACGGGGCAGCACCGAGGTGGAGGACAGGGAACTGGCCGCCGAGCTGCTGGCGGACCCGAAGGAACGAGCCGAGCACCTGATGCTGGTTGACCTCGGACGCAACGACCTGGGGCGCATCTGCGAACCCGGCAGCGTCACCGTCCACGAGTTCATGCAGATCCACCGCTACAGCCACATCATGCACTTGGAGGCGGCAGTCAGCGGACGACTGGCCGAGGGGCGCACCGCGCTGGACGCCACCCTGTCCTGCTTCCCTGCCGGCACCCTCTCCGGGGCGCCGAAGGTACGAGCCATGGAGATCATCGATCAGCTGGAAGTCAGCCGCCGCGGGCTCTACGGCGGCGTGGTCGGCTATTTCGACTTCGCAGGCAACTCGGATGTCGCCATCGCGATCCGCACCGCCGTGCTCAAGAACGGCATCGCCCACGTCCAGGCGGGCGCGGGCATCGTCGCCGACTCCGTTCCTGGGAGAGAGGACGCCGAGTGTTCGCACAAGGCGGCTGCCGTCATCACCGCGCTCCGCCGCGCCGCAAAGTTGGGAGAAACCACATGA